Proteins from a genomic interval of Pithys albifrons albifrons isolate INPA30051 chromosome 15, PitAlb_v1, whole genome shotgun sequence:
- the EGR1 gene encoding early growth response protein 1, with amino-acid sequence MAAAKAEMQLLPPLQISDPFGAFPHSPPAMDTHYPKLEEMMLLGGGGPQFLAPPGAPESGGFGAAGEPGEQHFEHLAADTFPEISLNNEKTLPETSYPNQTTRLPPITYTGRFSLEPAPNSSNTLWPEPLFSLVSGLVGMANAPPTSTPTSSSPPSSSQSSPLSCSVQASENSPIYSAAPTFPNSSSDIFPESQTQSFSNPSGAPIQYPPPAYPAAKTNFQVPMIPDYLFPQQQGELSLVPADQKPFPALETRAQQPSLTPLSTIKAFATQTGSQELKTLNTNYQSQLIKPSRMRKYPNRPSKTPPHERPYACPVESCDRRFSRSDELTRHIRIHTGQKPFQCRICMRNFSRSDHLTTHIRTHTGEKPFACDICGRKFARSDERKRHTKIHLRQKDKKVEKAAPVSTASPIPAYSSSVTTSYPSSITTTYPSPVRTVYSSPAPSSYPSPAHTTFPSPSIATTYPSGTASFQTQVATSFSSPGVTNNFSSQVTSALSDMNSAFSPRTIEIC; translated from the exons ATGGCCGCGGCCAAGGCGGAgatgcagctcctgcccccGCTGCAGATCTCCGACCCCTTTGGCGCCTTCCCGCACTCGCCCCCCGCCATGGACACTCACTACCCCAAGCTGGAGGAGATGATGCTgctcggcggcggcggcccgCAGTTCCTCGCTCCTCCCGGCGCCCCCGAGAGCGGGGGCTTCGGCGCCGCCGGGGAGCCCGGAGAGCAGCACTTCGAGCACCTGGCGGCAG ACACTTTTCCCGAAATCTCCCTCAACAACGAGAAAACCTTGCCTGAAACGAGCTATCCCAACCAAACGACGCGGCTGCCACCGATAACCTACACGGGGCGCTTCTCCTTAGAGCCGGCCCCCAACAGCAGCAACACCTTATGGCCAGAGCCACTCTTCAGCCTCGTCAGCGGGCTGGTGGGCATGGCTAATGCACCTCCCACCTCGACGCCGACTTCATCATCGCCACCCTCCTCCTCGCAGAGCTCCCCACTGAGCTGTTCAGTCCAAGCCAGCGAGAACAGTCCAATTTATTCAGCTGCACCAACGTTTCCCAATTCCAGCTCTGACATTTTCCCTGAATCGCAGACTCAGTCCTTCTCCAACCCCTCTGGAGCCCCCATCCAGTACCCACCTCCAGCTTATCCAGCTGCTAAAACCaactttcaggtgccaatgatccCGGATTACCTGTTCCCTCAGCAACAGGGTGAGCTCAGTCTTGTTCCAGCTGATCAgaagcccttcccagccctcgagaccagagcacagcagcctTCCCTCACACCACTGTCCACTATTAAGGCATTTGCCACTCAGACTGGCTCCCAAGAGTTGAAGACCCTCAACACTAACTATCAGTCCCAACTGATCAAGcccagcaggatgaggaaaTACCCAAACCGTCCCAGCAAGACCCCTCCTCACGAGCGACCCTACGCCTGCCCCGTGGAGTCCTGTGACCGGAGGTTTTCACGATCTGATGAGCTGACACGGCACATCCGCATCCACACAGGACAGAAACCTTTCCAGTGCCGCATTTGCATGCGGAACTTCAGCAGGAGTGACCACTTGACCACGCACATCCGCACACATACAGGGGAGAAGCCATTTGCCTGTGACATTTGTGGCAGAAAGTTTGCCAGGAGTGATGAGAGGAAGAGGCACACTAAAATTCACCTTAGGCAGAAGGACAAGAAGGTGGAAAAGGCAGCTCCAGTCTCAACTGCTTCCCCAATTCCTGCCTATTCATCCTCTGTGACTACATCCTACCCTTCCTCCATCACCACCACTTACCCCTCGCCAGTGCGCACAGTGTattcctctcctgctccctcttccTATCCCTCCCCTGCACACACCACGTTCCCATCCCCTTCTATAGCAACCACTTACCCCTCCGGCACGGCCAGTTTTCAGACCCAAGTGGCCACCTCCTTCTCATCTCCAGGGGTCACCAACAATTTCAGCTCacaggtgacctcagcactttCAGACATGAACTCAGCCTTTTCTCCAAGGACAATCGAGATCTGCTGA